ttatttaatttaaaatattcattaattaaaCATGCAGTCTGACTAATTGATCGATCGACTTGACGGACGACTCAATGACCCAAGACTTGGCGAATTGCTTCCTGATTTGATTACTAACTATGCGTTACAGTCATATGCCAAAATGATACAAAATGATACtacatatatatgaataaaaGATATTCTACATACCTTTTTAATGTGGCTTATACTAAATGATACAAACATCTCCTTGAGTGCTTTGGCTTCCTCACACAAGTCAACAAGATTCTTGTTCTTGGCTTTAGACAAACCTTGCACCTGTTTGTGAGAAGCATGGAGCATTGTTGTTAGACTAAAGATGAGATTGCAGGTAGATTAAACTGAACCAAAGAAATGTATGGTTTCATTCAGAATGGCCTGCGGATAGCATGCTTGCACATAGAAAATGTCATTCCCTGGATGGTTGTAAGATCCAATCCAAATGCAATACAAGTTTAAATGCTTAGGCACAGTGGAAGTTGTAAACTACTTGTTCTAGACTTTATCTCCATTAACTGCAGCAGTCCACCTAAGGTCCAACCTTGATGCAATTCAAATTAATATGCTTAGACATGAAGATCTATAATTAACTGCAGCAGTCttaactttaaattttttttcatatttttgtgTTTTAGAAGATATAACCGTTAAATATGATACTTATGCCACATCAGCAATGTTTCTACTTTCTAGTTAGGTAGTCAACCCTATTTGACAAAGGGGGATACAAACTATCAGTCCATCCTTCTCTTACATGCATACAAAGGAAAGGAGGAGAGAATCGAGAAGCTGAAAGTAAATATCTACAAAAATGAAAAACATGCCAGATGACTAACCATCCAATGTAAGAAAACAGTCGAAGAGATAGTCAAATACTATAACATGTTGAATTGCAAACCTGCATACAGACAAGCTGAGAGTCACCTAGAACATGAATTTGCTTAAATCCTTTTTTAAGAGCATGCCTCAGGCCTAAAATTAATGCCCTGTAGTCAGCAGTGTCATTGGTCACAGCACCCAAGCCTTCACGGAGTCGAGAAATCTATTTACagacattaaaaaaatatatataatacaaaACAAAATCATCTAAAATATAAGACAAAGTTAAGAGGATGATCTATATTTACCACACTTCCATCTTCAGTTCGAAGGATTACACCAGCACCACCTTTACTAGCTTTTCCTGCTGGAGCCCCATCAAATTCAAGAGTACATGACATCTGTAGACAAATAGATGAAATTGATCTGTTACTGGATGATACATGAAAAGacagaaagagaagtaattaaacTTGGAAGCTCTAGAAAATGACCGCCATAACATATAAATAGATAAccatgaaaaaaattaaatttattgtgCATAGTGACATGACAATAAAATGGTTGCATTAGTTAGCATATGATGCTCCATTATTCTCCAAGATCACGTGGCATCAACTTAAGACATGTAGGAATGAGTGAGAGCACCATTACTACACAAATAGTTCAAGTCTTCCTTCAAATTTAGACCTAAGTTTGGTTTGAAACAGTAATAAAAGAATATGAGGGCATATCCTTCACAAACTTAAATTGAGTCGAAGAACCATGCACACCGCCGTGTATTCAATCTAGTTTTTGTTTGTTTGCTAGACCTTAATAATGTATTCCACACAACATTATCAAACAGAGGAAGTCTTTATGTTCAAATGCCATTTCAAGTTATAAAATCGAAGATGAGTTAAAATACGGGCGATTTCCCGAGAAAAGCCCCAACTTTTGGATTTTCCGGGACCGCACATCCCATTTTATATTTCTCAAAGAGGGcatattttctttataaaaagattataatatccttattataaaaagaaaaattgctGCCAAAACCTAATTCGGACCAAACTGAACTTTTGGCTGAAACAATCCAGTATTATGCAGAACcgtttatagtgtttttgaatactgaacaaaaaaaaaaaaacaatgtatCTTCATTTAAAAACATTGTAATTAAAAAATGTCACatccttttttttattgtcattcCTTCACAATCACAAATATTATAAGATTTCTTAAATATTTAGACCTAAATTTGAGATAAAATGAAAATTTCAGAATTTTTATCATGCATTATCTTGgaatataattttcatctaaaacCATTCAATttctcatacaaattattttacaATACTTCAAAACCTATAACAAGGTTGATGGACACCGATAGTGAAAATTTCAATTAATTGAAACTTATTTACATTGTTTTTTAATAGAATTACACTATTTTGGTTCAGTGATATAATCAAAAACCAATTTAAAACTCTCAAATAAATCCCTTGAAACCTACAATAAGGTTGATAATAAAGATTGATGGGAtttctaattaattaaaataaggtTATAGTGTTCAGAAACACTGTAATAAGGAACACTATTCAAAAACTTTATACAAGTATTATACCAAACCGTTTGGCTGGTTCAGTCTTAGCTATGTTTCAGTGGTAATTTCAAAAATTAAAGTAGCTTAGCTGTCAATGAGGTTATTTTTGTCATTTTGAAAAGTTGAGATAACTTTATGAATTTTGGAAATGAGAAGGCCCACCCAAGAAAAACCAAAACTTAGAGCTTTTTCTGGGAAATCGCCTTTAGAATATCTATTACATATCCATTCAATGAGCATATATCTGTAATAAGAATGACAAAGTTATGGAGAAGAACATGTAAGCAGAAATAACTTTTCATCCATCAGTAAAAGAATGACATGGCAAGTAATGAAAGAGAGGCCCTTCCAAGCACATTGTGACAGAACAACATGCTTTAAGCatccttacaaaaaaaaaaactcacagAATTATCAGATGGTTGTTTTTGTTGGCTGGAATACTCCAATTTGAGATGTTTCTTCACTGGTTCATCTGTGGTAACACTAATCTTTTCAGGCAAATCCGCGATAGGACTAGCTACAGTAGGTTCCTGCATGACAACAAAAATACCCAAATAGAACTTGGAAAAAAGAATACACAAATGGATGATCCAGTAACCtcagaaggaaaaaaaaggaagtaTGATCTCAACATGGTGTTTGTCTTATGAAAGGTGAGCCACATTATATTTTTTACTGTTATTACTTTTAATATCCAGTGTCAATGCTACACCAGAGTAGCCATGTGGCAGCATGGCTTAGCACACGTTCATGTGCCATTCCAGCAGGCTGCCCTGAATTAATAATGCCAACAAATAGAACACTGATATGGGAAACATGCATTAGAACAACAAACTGGAAGGATAATGGGACACGGAAGCAGCTAAACTTCTTCACACAGCCATCCAGTTTAGTTAAATAATTTTAATGGCAAATTTAGAATTTGCTTAGTGAGCACCTGGAGAGATGGACCTGCATACCAGAGAAAAAACTGCAGCAAGTTTCAACTCCTTTTGTATATCTTTAAACAACTTTTCACTTGACTCATTCAGATATCAAGTCCTAGTAACTAACTTCTCATAAGAGAAACAGCCAATAAAGATGTAATGCACTTGTAATCCTATTGATATAAAGCATTGCAATGAATTCTAAACCTCTCCTCCATTTTGAGAAAATGAAAGCATTTCTTAATACGTAAGCTGCATTACAATACAACCAATGTAGGTAAATTATATAGTACCTGAAAAGGACAAGGAACTAGGATTCCAAAGAGATCCTCTTTTAAATCCTTTGCATTCAATAAATATAGAGCATTCTTTAATCCACAGGAAGCAAAATATGTCTCCGCTTCTTTCTCAAGTGAATAACCTTGGTATCCATTAACAAGAGGATCACTTATCTGCCAGAGAGGTCAATCATGCATCATAGCATAACAGGAAACCCAGGTTACTATTGTTTAGAATGCAGCATGAATTGATACATAGGTAACAGTTATCTGGCATTGTAGCTTAATAGCAAACAAGCATCACTCGAGAAACAGAACTTGATAAACCATTTAAACAAAGAATATATGTCAATAACCACATGAAACCACTTGAACAGAGCAACATACATCCATGTCCACATAGAACAATTTTTGTACAAAATCTTCATAAAGATGTACAACATTTTATATGCAATTGGTCTTCAATgatacaaagaaagaaagaagaatc
This genomic stretch from Musa acuminata AAA Group cultivar baxijiao chromosome BXJ3-9, Cavendish_Baxijiao_AAA, whole genome shotgun sequence harbors:
- the LOC135650003 gene encoding uncharacterized protein LOC135650003 isoform X1 — encoded protein: MSSLSGWIAGTKLLRINFKSTGQYFRFFSTGHARSSPSLNVNRQELIEEKGDALYDVRKGNHVGPYLSLSDCQSQVSSFISDPLVNGYQGYSLEKEAETYFASCGLKNALYLLNAKDLKEDLFGILVPCPFQEPTVASPIADLPEKISVTTDEPVKKHLKLEYSSQQKQPSDNSMSCTLEFDGAPAGKASKGGAGVILRTEDGSVISRLREGLGAVTNDTADYRALILGLRHALKKGFKQIHVLGDSQLVCMQVQGLSKAKNKNLVDLCEEAKALKEMFVSFSISHIKKAMNSDAGSQAALAIDLPVGEVHEESSETC
- the LOC135650003 gene encoding uncharacterized protein LOC135650003 isoform X2, yielding MSSLSGWIAGTKLLRINFKSTGQYFRFFSTGHARSSPSLNVNRQELIEEKGDALYDVRKGNHVGPYLSLSDCQSQVSSFISDPLVNGYQGYSLEKEAETYFASCGLKNALYLLNAKDLKEDLFGILVPCPFQEPTVASPIADLPEKISVTTDEPVKKHLKLEYSSQQKQPSDNSMSCTLEFDGAPAGKASKGGAGVILRTEDGSVISRLREGLGAVTNDTADYRALILGLRHALKKGFKQIHVLGDSQLVCMQVQGLSKAKNKNLVDLCEEAKALKEMFVSFSISHIKKLVKSMRSLVRLANHDAEDSCFFECSLQ
- the LOC135650003 gene encoding uncharacterized protein LOC135650003 isoform X4 — its product is MSSLSGWIAGTKLLRINFKSTGQYFRFFSTGHARSSPSLNVNRQELIEEKGDALYDVRKGNHISDPLVNGYQGYSLEKEAETYFASCGLKNALYLLNAKDLKEDLFGILVPCPFQEPTVASPIADLPEKISVTTDEPVKKHLKLEYSSQQKQPSDNSMSCTLEFDGAPAGKASKGGAGVILRTEDGSVISRLREGLGAVTNDTADYRALILGLRHALKKGFKQIHVLGDSQLVCMQVQGLSKAKNKNLVDLCEEAKALKEMFVSFSISHIKKAMNSDAGSQAALAIDLPVGEVHEESSETC
- the LOC135650003 gene encoding uncharacterized protein LOC135650003 isoform X3 produces the protein MSSLSGWIAGTKLLRINFKSTGQYFRFFSTGHARSSPSLNVNRQELIEEKGDALYDVRKGNHVGPYLSLSDCQSQISDPLVNGYQGYSLEKEAETYFASCGLKNALYLLNAKDLKEDLFGILVPCPFQEPTVASPIADLPEKISVTTDEPVKKHLKLEYSSQQKQPSDNSMSCTLEFDGAPAGKASKGGAGVILRTEDGSVISRLREGLGAVTNDTADYRALILGLRHALKKGFKQIHVLGDSQLVCMQVQGLSKAKNKNLVDLCEEAKALKEMFVSFSISHIKKAMNSDAGSQAALAIDLPVGEVHEESSETC